The DNA region GAAGACATTTTGTGTTCGCAATTTTTTGGATGTCAATAAAATGCTATACTAAAACCATGCAAAAAATAGCTACAAAAGTATTCATTTACGCCTCAATCACGTTCGGTATCCTTGGTATTTTGGTTGTTATAACGGGGTCGGGGCCAGACAAGCAAGATTCTGCTTTGGGCGAAGTCCTCATAAGGCTCTTGGCTATGAATGTCTTTATTATCTTGTCCTCATTTGCCCTCAGTGTTGCTGGCAAGTACCTAAACGGTAAGTCATAGTTTTACATCGGCACTCTTTTGCTATAGTAAATATATGACAAAAATCGCCTCCGATGTTCCGGTAATTAGGTTTAAAGCCACGTTGCAAACGATCGGCAGGTGGACCATTCTGCGATTGCCCGAGAAGGCGAGCGAGCAGCTTCCGTCGCGCGGGCAAGTTATGGTACGGGGGGCAATCAAAGGACACGAATTAGCGCAAGTTCTGGAACCGGATGGACGATGGGGCCACTGGTTTAAAGTGAGTAAAAATTTGCAAAAAACTCTCGGTGTTGAATCTGGTGATACGGTAAAGCTCGAAATTTCTCCAAGTAAAGATTGGCCAGAGCCAAAGATACCAACTGATTTCTCGAAAGCTTTAGCTAGCGCTCCTACCAAGGTCCAAAAACTTTGGCATGACATTACGCCAATGGCTCGATGGGAATGGATTCGATGGGTAAACGCCACAAGCGTTATGGAAACACGGGCACGACGAGTCGAGGTGTCTATGTCAAAGATGCAATCTGGTGAACGTCGGCCATGCTGCTTTAACTTGGCGGCATGTACCGACCCTGACTTGGCAAAAAGCGGCAGACTCAAAGATCCCCTAATATAACGAGCCAATATCTACCATCCGGACTTTCGGGTATAATAATTAGGCTATGAAACAAGTCGCCAAACTGATCATCATCGACCAAAATGACAACTATCTTCTTATGAAGCGAAGTGACCACCCTACGTTTCCTAATGACCCGGATCTTCCCGGTGGAACGCTTGAGGAAGGAGAAGAACCGCTGGAGACAATGCTCCGCGAAGTGACTGAAGAGGCAGGGGTTACGGTGAATCCGCAAGAAGTGAAACACGTATACACCGGTGCAAATTATTCTCATCATGGTACGGTATATCATCTTTACACCACCCGCGTAAACGAGCGGCCGGAAATTATTATCAGCTGGGAGCATGATTCTTACGATTGGATGTCAAAAGAAGAGTTTTTGGCTCGTGTAGGCGGGGCCGCCGACACCTACATGCAAATGGTCCACGACATCATAGGCCAGAAGTCGTAAAGAACATACAATAAGAAGTATGCAGCGCTTAGTTATTATCAGAGGGAATTCAGGCAGCGGAAAGTCTACCGTTGCCAAGCGGCTTCAGAAGGAAATGGGGTATCAAACCATGCTCATCCCTCAAGATATTGTGAGGCGTGAAATGCTCAGGGTACGCGACAAACCGGGCAATCCCAGTATCCGGCTAGTATATGATCTTGCTATGTATGGCAATAAAATAGGGTTTGATGTTATTGTTGAGGGTATTTTTGTAAGTCAACGATACGGCGAGACGCTCAAAAAACTCATTGGTGATTTTGATGGCATGTCGCACGTCTATTATTTTGATATTTCCATCGACGAGACATCAAAGAGGCATAATTCGAAGCCGAACGCGCACGAATTCGGCGAAAAAGAACTGCGTGAATGGTGGGTGGAGAAAGATTATCTTGGGGTTCCTGGCGAGAAAAGTATAGCGGCCAGTATGACAGAAGACGACATTATGACTATGTTCATAGACGACATGACTATAAAACCCCGGCTTCACAAGAATTGGGTAAGCTAACTGCCTTGCATTACTGATGTATAATGAGAAGAACAGCAAAAGCGGAGGGGGATAGTAATGCAGCAAAAAATTACAGCAAACTTATGGTTTGATGGAAACGCTAAAGAGGCCGTGGATTTTTATCTTTCGGTATTTCCTGACAGCAAAATTATTTCAACAGAAAATTACCCAAATAGCGAAGAAGAGGGGTTGGCTGATTTCCAAAAAGATTTAGCCGGTCAGCCACTCGCGATTGATTTTGAATTAAATGGCATACGATTCACGGCTATCAATGCGGGTCCAGAGTTTAAATTTAATGAATCCGTCTCGTTTGCAATCACCTGTAAAGACCAAGAGGAAATCGACTACTATTGGGAAAAACTTTCCAGTGTTCCAGAAGCGGAACAATGCGGCTGGTGTAAGGATAAGTTTGGTCTCAGCTGGCAAGTCGTACCAGAAAATATAGGTGAGCTCATGAAGCGGCCAAATGCGTTTGCTAACATGATGCAAATGAAAAAGCTCGTTATCGAAGATTTTTAGTATGTTGCTGACGCTTGTTGAAAAGTTCCCCCTCGTTGACAATATCTGGATTTTTCGTTTCAAACCCGAAGAGCCATTTGTGTGGATAGCGGGGCAATATATACGCGTAGAACTTCCGCACGAGAATCCTGATGAAGAAGGAACAAAGCGATGGTTTACAAATTCCGCTGCGCCATACGAGGGTGTTATGCAAATTTCTACTCGCATCACGGGAAGTACGTTCAAGCAAGCATTGTCCCAGTTGGAATTAGGACACACACTTCAATTAATTGAGAGCCCCGAGGGTGATTTCGTTTGGCAAGATTCAGACCTTACTAAAATTTTCGTTGCTGCCGGTATCGGTGTTACGCCGTATCACAGTATTTTAAAACAGCGTGCTCACGATGGACTACCGCTAAATGCTACCCTTATCTACGGCCTACGTACTGAAGATGTGCCTTTTAAAGAAGAGTTTGATCAATGGATGGCGCAAGATCCGAATTTGAAAATAAAGTATGTGATAGGCGAGCCACTTACCGTTAGCAAACTCACAGAGCTAGAGCCGAACTTGAACGAGTCACTCGTGTATGTCTCCGGGCCCGAGCAAATGGTGGAAAAATTAGGTGAAGAACTAAAAGCGAACGGTCTACCGGAGGCTCATTTTAAGCATGATGGCTTCCCGCACTATGATGAGCAGAGCTACTAAGAGACTTCTCTCATAATCGCGCGGCCGTTCTGCGGGATCTCTGGAGACTTACGCAAAAGAGAAAAACAGAGAGTGGTATCATAGAAATATGATAAGCTACCTTCGTTCGACTAATTACCGGCCCGTCCTCAAAGAAAAAGAAACACTCCAGCCAGGTAGCTGGGTGCGGTGTGAAAAGCCGAACGAAGATGAATTGAAGCAGCTTAAAACCTGGGGTCTAGACACAGAAATTCTTGTTGACACTCTAGACCCGCATGAGATCCCACGTGTAGAGCTCGATTCTGGCTGGACATACTTTATAACGCGACTGCCGGGTGCGGATGATAATTTCAACGACTTCACAGCGCCGATTCTTTTTGCTCTTGGTGGCGAGTATTTAGTAACGGTCAGCCGCGACTCGCTTGGCCGTTTTTGGCAGCCTTTCATTGATAAAAACAACGCACCTACCACTCAGCAAACCAAGTTATTTTTGATCATGATCGACGCCATCGCTAAGCAGTACCAAACACGCGTGGCATCAATCAACCGGCAAATGCGCGCGGCTACAAGTGATGTCACAAATCTTCACTCAAAGGATATTGGCGCGATCGTTCAGTACGAACGAAAGTTAAACGATTATCTGGATGCCCTTATTCCTACAAATACGGCGCTTGAGAATCTTCTTGGTGGGGGGTTGCTTCGTTTGTATGAGGACGACAAAGATTTGGTAGAAGGACTTTCGATCGATGTTGAGCAATTAATTGCGCGATGCAAAAGCCTACTCCGTACCATTACAAATGTGCGTGACTCATACCGTGCTGTCATGGACACTCGCCTTAACGAAACAATTCGCCTTCTTACGGTTATTACGCTATCGCTCACTATTCCAACGATGCTCGCGGGACTCTTTGGCATGAACGTCGCCATTCCGGGAGGTGATTACCCTTACACCTTTTGGATTATTGTTACTATTAGTCTTGTATTTGGAGTAGGTTTTGGATACTACTTCCTTAAAAAGCGTTAGCTATTTGTGAAAAACCTGTGGAAAAGAGTATAGTTACTAGCATAAGGAGATACAATATGATTTCAGGCGATAAAAAAACAGTACGAGTAGTTAATCAGGCACCTATA from Candidatus Saccharimonadales bacterium includes:
- a CDS encoding YdeI/OmpD-associated family protein, yielding MTKIASDVPVIRFKATLQTIGRWTILRLPEKASEQLPSRGQVMVRGAIKGHELAQVLEPDGRWGHWFKVSKNLQKTLGVESGDTVKLEISPSKDWPEPKIPTDFSKALASAPTKVQKLWHDITPMARWEWIRWVNATSVMETRARRVEVSMSKMQSGERRPCCFNLAACTDPDLAKSGRLKDPLI
- a CDS encoding NUDIX hydrolase, whose translation is MKQVAKLIIIDQNDNYLLMKRSDHPTFPNDPDLPGGTLEEGEEPLETMLREVTEEAGVTVNPQEVKHVYTGANYSHHGTVYHLYTTRVNERPEIIISWEHDSYDWMSKEEFLARVGGAADTYMQMVHDIIGQKS
- a CDS encoding AAA family ATPase, with amino-acid sequence MQRLVIIRGNSGSGKSTVAKRLQKEMGYQTMLIPQDIVRREMLRVRDKPGNPSIRLVYDLAMYGNKIGFDVIVEGIFVSQRYGETLKKLIGDFDGMSHVYYFDISIDETSKRHNSKPNAHEFGEKELREWWVEKDYLGVPGEKSIAASMTEDDIMTMFIDDMTIKPRLHKNWVS
- a CDS encoding VOC family protein, translating into MQQKITANLWFDGNAKEAVDFYLSVFPDSKIISTENYPNSEEEGLADFQKDLAGQPLAIDFELNGIRFTAINAGPEFKFNESVSFAITCKDQEEIDYYWEKLSSVPEAEQCGWCKDKFGLSWQVVPENIGELMKRPNAFANMMQMKKLVIEDF
- a CDS encoding FAD-dependent oxidoreductase, which codes for MLLTLVEKFPLVDNIWIFRFKPEEPFVWIAGQYIRVELPHENPDEEGTKRWFTNSAAPYEGVMQISTRITGSTFKQALSQLELGHTLQLIESPEGDFVWQDSDLTKIFVAAGIGVTPYHSILKQRAHDGLPLNATLIYGLRTEDVPFKEEFDQWMAQDPNLKIKYVIGEPLTVSKLTELEPNLNESLVYVSGPEQMVEKLGEELKANGLPEAHFKHDGFPHYDEQSY
- a CDS encoding magnesium transporter CorA family protein, with the translated sequence MISYLRSTNYRPVLKEKETLQPGSWVRCEKPNEDELKQLKTWGLDTEILVDTLDPHEIPRVELDSGWTYFITRLPGADDNFNDFTAPILFALGGEYLVTVSRDSLGRFWQPFIDKNNAPTTQQTKLFLIMIDAIAKQYQTRVASINRQMRAATSDVTNLHSKDIGAIVQYERKLNDYLDALIPTNTALENLLGGGLLRLYEDDKDLVEGLSIDVEQLIARCKSLLRTITNVRDSYRAVMDTRLNETIRLLTVITLSLTIPTMLAGLFGMNVAIPGGDYPYTFWIIVTISLVFGVGFGYYFLKKR